One part of the Cottoperca gobio chromosome 14, fCotGob3.1, whole genome shotgun sequence genome encodes these proteins:
- the LOC115019127 gene encoding unconventional myosin-Ic-like isoform X1, whose amino-acid sequence MRYQGREVDVEGRVRLVMESALTARDRVGVQDFVLLENYNSEATFIENLRRRFGENLIYTYIGSVLVSVNPYKELEIYSKQQMERYRGVSFYEISPHIYAVSDNTYRAMRTERKDQCILISGESGAGKTETSKKILLYYAVTCPTNDHMATLGDRLLQSNPVLEAFGNAKTFRNDNSSRFGKYMDVQFDFRGAPVGGHILNYLLEKSRVVHQNHGERNFHIFYQLLDGGDDDLLITLDLERNPQSYHYLVKGNCPRLSSVSDKNNWKVVMKALSVVGFSEEEVQKLLNIIASVLHLGNTQFGEGEEGETYITTETQITNLTKLLGVDGSALGEALTHKKLTANGEEMITPLNFEQAVSARDALAKAVYGRTFTWLVEKINQSLALKDEIFHSGKGCSVIGLLDIYGFEVLQHNSFEQFCINYCNEKLQQLFIELTLRSEQEEYETEGIAWETVQYFDNKIICDLIEEKHKGIISILDEECLRPGETCDVSFLEKLEDTLGGHPHFVTHKLANGKTRRVMGREEFRLLHYAGEVNYNVNGFLDKNNDLLNRNLKEVMCQSDNQILSHCFRREEVIDQKRPEMAAIQFKNSLTKLMEILMSKEPSYVRCIKPNDAKQPGRFDEVLVRHQVKYLGLMENLRVRRAGFAYRRRFEAFLQRYKPLCPETWPNWHGRLSDGVSTLVNHLGYKAEEYKLGR is encoded by the exons ATGAGGTACCAAGGCAGG GAGGTGGATGTTGAAGGAAGAGTGCGCCTCGTGATGGAGAGTGCCCTGACCGCCCGGGACAGGGTCGGGGTGCAGGACTTTGTCTTGCTGGAAAACTACAACAGTGAGGCAACTTTCATAGAGAACCTACGGAGGCGCTTCGGGGAAAACCTCATCTAT ACGTATATCGGCTCAGTGTTGGTGTCGGTGAACCCTTACAAAGAGCTGGAGATTTACTCCAAGCAGCAGATGGAGCGTTACAGAGGGGTCAGCTTCTATGAGATATCGCCTCACAT CTACGCCGTATCAGACAACACTTACCGGGCCATGCGGACCGAGAGGAAGGACCAGTGTATTCTGATATCAGGTGAGAGTGGAGCAGGTAAAACAGAGACGTCAAAGAAGATCCTCCTCTACTACGCCGTCACCTGCCCCACTAATGATCACATGGCTACCCTCGGGGACCGCCTGCTGCAGTCTAACCCTGTTCTGGAG gCATTTGGCAACGCCAAAACATTCAGGAATGACAACTCCAGCCGCTTTGGAAAATACATGGATGTCCAGTTTGACTTTAGG GGTGCACCAGTGGGCGGTCACATCCTGAACTACCTGCTGGAGAAATCCCGTGTAGTGCACCAGAACCACGGTGAGAGGAACTTCCACATCTTCTATCAGCTTCTGGATGGAGGGGATGATGACCTGCTTATCACACTGGACCTGGAAAGAAACCCTCAGAGCTACCACTATCTGgtaaag GGAAACTGTCCCAGACTCAGCTCCGTCAGTGACAAGAATAATTGGAAAGTCGTGATGAAGGCCCTGTCTGTTGTTGGCTTCAGCGAGGAGGAAGTGCAG AAATTGTTGAACATCATCGCCAGTGTTCTCCATCTGGGAAACACTCAGTTTGGGGAAGGCGAGGAAGGAGAAACTTATATCACCACTGAGACTCAGATAACAAATCTCACGAAG CTGCTGGGTGTCGATGGCTCAGCCCTCGGGGAGGCACTCACTCACAAGAAACTCACTGCCAACGGAGAGGAG ATGATCACCCCACTAAATTTTGAGCAGGCAGTGTCTGCCCGCGATGCCTTAGCCAAGGCCGTGTATGGTCGGACCTTCACTTGGTTGGTGGAGAAGATCAACCAGTCGCTGGCTCTGAAG GATGAAATCTTCCATAGTGGTAAGGGCTGCTCCGTTATAGGGCTTCTAGATATCTACGGCTTTGAGGTCCTCCAGCACAACAG TTTTGAGCAGTTTTGCATCAACTATTGCAACGAGAAGCTCCAGCAGCTGTTTATTGAGCTCACCCTGAGATCTGAGCAGGAGGAGTACGAGACAGAGGGAATTGCA TGGGAGACGGTGCAATACTTTGACAACAAGATCATTTGTGACCTGATAGAGGAGAAGCACAAAGGCATCATCTCCATTCTG GATGAGGAGTGTCTGAGACCTGGAGAGACCTGCGATGTCTCCTTTTTAGAGAAGTTGGAAGACACACTGGGCGGCCATCCCCATTTTGTCAC tCACAAGTTGGCAAACGGAAAAACTCGCAGGGTAATGGGAAGGGAGGAGTTCAGGCTGCTGCACTACGCAGGAGAGGTCAACTACAATGTCAATG GTTTCTTAGACAAGAACAATGATTTGCTGAACAGGAACCTGAAAGAG GTCATGTGCCAGTCAGACAACCAGATCCTGAGTCATTGCTTCCGCAGAGAGGAAGTGATAGACCAGAAGCGGCCAGAGATG GCCGCCATTCAGTTTAAAAACAGCCTGACGAAACTTATGGAGATCCTCATGTCTAAAGAGCCATCGTATGTGCGCTGTATCAAACCTAATGATGCCAAGCAGCCAG GAAGGTTTGATGAAGTTCTGGTCAGACACCAGGTGAAGTACCTGGGCCTGATGGAAAACCTGAGGGTCAGGAGAGCTGGCTTTGCCTATCGACGTCGCTTCGAAGCTTTCCTGCAGAG GTATAAGCCCCTGTGTCCTGAGACGTGGCCCAATTGGCATGGCAGACTCTCAGACGGTGTTTCGACACTGGTCAACCACCTAGGCTACAAAGCAGAGGAGTACAAACTGGGAAGGTAA
- the LOC115019127 gene encoding unconventional myosin-Ic-like isoform X2 has product MRYQGREVDVEGRVRLVMESALTARDRVGVQDFVLLENYNSEATFIENLRRRFGENLIYTYIGSVLVSVNPYKELEIYSKQQMERYRGVSFYEISPHIYAVSDNTYRAMRTERKDQCILISGESGAGKTETSKKILLYYAVTCPTNDHMATLGDRLLQSNPVLEAFGNAKTFRNDNSSRFGKYMDVQFDFRGAPVGGHILNYLLEKSRVVHQNHGERNFHIFYQLLDGGDDDLLITLDLERNPQSYHYLGNCPRLSSVSDKNNWKVVMKALSVVGFSEEEVQKLLNIIASVLHLGNTQFGEGEEGETYITTETQITNLTKLLGVDGSALGEALTHKKLTANGEEMITPLNFEQAVSARDALAKAVYGRTFTWLVEKINQSLALKDEIFHSGKGCSVIGLLDIYGFEVLQHNSFEQFCINYCNEKLQQLFIELTLRSEQEEYETEGIAWETVQYFDNKIICDLIEEKHKGIISILDEECLRPGETCDVSFLEKLEDTLGGHPHFVTHKLANGKTRRVMGREEFRLLHYAGEVNYNVNGFLDKNNDLLNRNLKEVMCQSDNQILSHCFRREEVIDQKRPEMAAIQFKNSLTKLMEILMSKEPSYVRCIKPNDAKQPGRFDEVLVRHQVKYLGLMENLRVRRAGFAYRRRFEAFLQRYKPLCPETWPNWHGRLSDGVSTLVNHLGYKAEEYKLGR; this is encoded by the exons ATGAGGTACCAAGGCAGG GAGGTGGATGTTGAAGGAAGAGTGCGCCTCGTGATGGAGAGTGCCCTGACCGCCCGGGACAGGGTCGGGGTGCAGGACTTTGTCTTGCTGGAAAACTACAACAGTGAGGCAACTTTCATAGAGAACCTACGGAGGCGCTTCGGGGAAAACCTCATCTAT ACGTATATCGGCTCAGTGTTGGTGTCGGTGAACCCTTACAAAGAGCTGGAGATTTACTCCAAGCAGCAGATGGAGCGTTACAGAGGGGTCAGCTTCTATGAGATATCGCCTCACAT CTACGCCGTATCAGACAACACTTACCGGGCCATGCGGACCGAGAGGAAGGACCAGTGTATTCTGATATCAGGTGAGAGTGGAGCAGGTAAAACAGAGACGTCAAAGAAGATCCTCCTCTACTACGCCGTCACCTGCCCCACTAATGATCACATGGCTACCCTCGGGGACCGCCTGCTGCAGTCTAACCCTGTTCTGGAG gCATTTGGCAACGCCAAAACATTCAGGAATGACAACTCCAGCCGCTTTGGAAAATACATGGATGTCCAGTTTGACTTTAGG GGTGCACCAGTGGGCGGTCACATCCTGAACTACCTGCTGGAGAAATCCCGTGTAGTGCACCAGAACCACGGTGAGAGGAACTTCCACATCTTCTATCAGCTTCTGGATGGAGGGGATGATGACCTGCTTATCACACTGGACCTGGAAAGAAACCCTCAGAGCTACCACTATCTG GGAAACTGTCCCAGACTCAGCTCCGTCAGTGACAAGAATAATTGGAAAGTCGTGATGAAGGCCCTGTCTGTTGTTGGCTTCAGCGAGGAGGAAGTGCAG AAATTGTTGAACATCATCGCCAGTGTTCTCCATCTGGGAAACACTCAGTTTGGGGAAGGCGAGGAAGGAGAAACTTATATCACCACTGAGACTCAGATAACAAATCTCACGAAG CTGCTGGGTGTCGATGGCTCAGCCCTCGGGGAGGCACTCACTCACAAGAAACTCACTGCCAACGGAGAGGAG ATGATCACCCCACTAAATTTTGAGCAGGCAGTGTCTGCCCGCGATGCCTTAGCCAAGGCCGTGTATGGTCGGACCTTCACTTGGTTGGTGGAGAAGATCAACCAGTCGCTGGCTCTGAAG GATGAAATCTTCCATAGTGGTAAGGGCTGCTCCGTTATAGGGCTTCTAGATATCTACGGCTTTGAGGTCCTCCAGCACAACAG TTTTGAGCAGTTTTGCATCAACTATTGCAACGAGAAGCTCCAGCAGCTGTTTATTGAGCTCACCCTGAGATCTGAGCAGGAGGAGTACGAGACAGAGGGAATTGCA TGGGAGACGGTGCAATACTTTGACAACAAGATCATTTGTGACCTGATAGAGGAGAAGCACAAAGGCATCATCTCCATTCTG GATGAGGAGTGTCTGAGACCTGGAGAGACCTGCGATGTCTCCTTTTTAGAGAAGTTGGAAGACACACTGGGCGGCCATCCCCATTTTGTCAC tCACAAGTTGGCAAACGGAAAAACTCGCAGGGTAATGGGAAGGGAGGAGTTCAGGCTGCTGCACTACGCAGGAGAGGTCAACTACAATGTCAATG GTTTCTTAGACAAGAACAATGATTTGCTGAACAGGAACCTGAAAGAG GTCATGTGCCAGTCAGACAACCAGATCCTGAGTCATTGCTTCCGCAGAGAGGAAGTGATAGACCAGAAGCGGCCAGAGATG GCCGCCATTCAGTTTAAAAACAGCCTGACGAAACTTATGGAGATCCTCATGTCTAAAGAGCCATCGTATGTGCGCTGTATCAAACCTAATGATGCCAAGCAGCCAG GAAGGTTTGATGAAGTTCTGGTCAGACACCAGGTGAAGTACCTGGGCCTGATGGAAAACCTGAGGGTCAGGAGAGCTGGCTTTGCCTATCGACGTCGCTTCGAAGCTTTCCTGCAGAG GTATAAGCCCCTGTGTCCTGAGACGTGGCCCAATTGGCATGGCAGACTCTCAGACGGTGTTTCGACACTGGTCAACCACCTAGGCTACAAAGCAGAGGAGTACAAACTGGGAAGGTAA